The DNA segment AAATCAATCTAAATGTCAATACAATTCAGGTACACCCCTTAAAACTGAACTAAAAATCTGATCTCTTATGTTTGaataataaaatttaaaaaatcagtAATTCTCGAGGAGACGAGCCACTTTTTTAAAATGGCAGCTTTACAATGATTTTCCCAGATTAGTCAAATAAGTATACTTTTTAAAATACTGTAAAGAACAAGAAAACAATGAGATGATTTCAAAACTGCTTTTGATGTTTAGGGAGACAGTACCTGTTCATTATTCCATTCAGCATACAGgaagtaaaacaaaatgaaactacGTTCAAGTTATACTGTTAGaggaaataaaatttaaaaaaaaaagtccattatAATTTTCAGAAATACAGTCAAGTTTAGAAAAGCAAATTTGGCATATCAAATGACAAGAATGCTACATAGCGGTTTCTAATAGCTGGTCTTAAAGGAGAATTGAAAATGGACTAAAAAGCACCAAAACACGCCGCTTTACTTTCAGCTATGAGACTCATGATGAGATAAATGTCATTGAATATTGTTGATTGGAGGTTATTCAATTCCTTACTATATTTTACAGTGTTttgtgactttaaaaaaaaaataaaaataaaggaaaaaaaaaataaacatgtttaGAATGCAACTGTTCTTGTTACATGGCATACTTTTGGGTCCATTCTTTTGCTAGTTTGTTGTATCTGAAGAGAGAGAAGAGGAGGAAACATTCAGTTCCACACATACatccaaaatggcagactttggACGTGCGTACTCACTTGTCTTTGTCGTTCTTGTACATCTGTGCTATATCTGGAACTAAAGGGTCATCCGGGTTTGGATCACACAGCAAAGAACATATGGACAATAGCACTGAAAAAGCCAGAagacacatacatatatatttatatgtcgTTGGTCACAGCATGAAGCGCAAACTACAACCCCACCTTTCGACACGGTTAGCGCAGGAGACCACTGCGACCGTAGAATGTCCAAACAGATACTCCCATTGCTGTTGATATTTGGGTGATAAATCTTTGTTGTAAACGCTACCTGGAGAAGAGAAGATGGGAAACTATGTCACTGCACTGACAAGAGACTTGGCAAGGACTGTTAAGTTCCACAGCAACTGCAAGACAAAAATGGAACCTTGCACCTAGTTCTCCTTGCACATCCTCAGACCTTTTTCTGTATATTATTAAGGTTTGATGTGACTTGAACGACCATCGCCAGGAGCCAGGACAATGTTATTTTCTTGTTTGCTCGCTGCGCTGTGGCAATATTTACcttggccactagagggcgtaTGTAGGCCAATATATGTCAATATTGCAGTCACGTTTTTAACAATTTATATGCTTTTTTGTCAGGGAGACGAATTATGCTAACAGCTacttatcaaaaaaaaaaaaaaaacatttttgccaaGATAAGCAATGGGAGTTAACCATTTTTGTATTAATGTGAATTCAAAAGATGTTTTGTTGCTATCACTTGTTGAAAATGATCGATGCATCTCACCTTTGGTGGCTTGAAGGGGTAGTCGGTGGGGAAATGAATGGTGAGGAAGAAAACACCTCCTTGGTAAGGACTGTCCCCCTGACAGGATATATGAGAAATTGTTTAGACATTATAAGTATTATATTAAAGTGATGCATGAGGAAAGACTACATGGAAAGCAAGCAAAGGTGATTTAATATGTGTCCAgttaagaaaaatgaaaaacatactcACCGGACCCATTATTGTGGCCTGCCAATGAAACACTGAAATCAAAAAGGAagagacaaatataaaagcGGAAGAAACCTGTAAGTGGCCATGCTGGCCTTACTCCGACAAAC comes from the Syngnathus typhle isolate RoL2023-S1 ecotype Sweden linkage group LG18, RoL_Styp_1.0, whole genome shotgun sequence genome and includes:
- the LOC133143235 gene encoding ubiquitin-conjugating enzyme E2 D3-like, with the translated sequence MALKRINKELQDLQRDPPAQCSAGPVSDDLFHWQATIMGPGDSPYQGGVFFLTIHFPTDYPFKPPKVAFTTKIYHPNINSNGSICLDILRSQWSPALTVSKVLLSICSLLCDPNPDDPLVPDIAQMYKNDKDKYNKLAKEWTQKYAM